A section of the Telopea speciosissima isolate NSW1024214 ecotype Mountain lineage chromosome 3, Tspe_v1, whole genome shotgun sequence genome encodes:
- the LOC122656546 gene encoding shewanella-like protein phosphatase 2 — MEYSTCRDLPPLLSSFVDTFVDFSVSGLFLPHPLNYNPNSPKENPKASTSPPLPQTRYPSPDRLIAIGDLHGDLQKFKEALRLAGLTDGNGRWIGGNTTLVQVGDVLDRGGDELKILYFLEKLKGEASRSDGLIITMNGNHEIMNIDGDFRYVTQSGLDEFKVWADWFCIGNSMKSLCDGLEKPKYLFEGIPSVFPGIKEEFHEGIRARIAALRPKGPISVKFLSGNQTVLVIGESVFVHGGLLQKHVFYGLERINEEVSNWINGLTRRLSPDFVRGRDSVVWLRAFSEELAKKCDCSTLEHVLATIPGAKRMIMGHTIQEAGINGVCENRAIRIDVGMSKGCINGLPEVLEIYNSEIRVLTSNRLYQRYESLEADKKERLGLFLPEQGPKQVEVKS, encoded by the coding sequence atggAATACTCTACATGCAGAGATTTAcctcctcttctctcctctttcgTAGACACCTTTGTCGACTTCTCTGTCAGTGGCCTCTTCCTGCCTCATCCTCTAAACTATAACCCCAATTCTCCCAAAGAGAACCCCAAGGCCTCAACCTCACCTCCTCTTCCCCAAACTAGATACCCCTCTCCTGATCGTCTAATTGCCATTGGTGAtcttcatggtgatctccaAAAGTTCAAAGAAGCCCTAAGACTTGCTGGCCTGACTGATGGTAATGGTCGCTGGATTGGTGGCAATACAACACTTGTCCAGGTCGGCGACGTGCTTGACCGTGGGGGAGATGAGCTCAAGATCCTCTACTTCCTTGAGAAACTGAAGGGTGAGGCCTCAAGATCAGATGGATTGATTATCACCATGAATGGAAATCATGAGATTATGAACATAGACGGTGATTTCAGATATGTTACTCAGTCTGGTCTTGATGAATTTAAGGTTTGGGCTGATTGGTTTTGTATTGGCAACTCAATGAAGAGCCTATGTGATGGATTGGAGAAGCCAAAGTATCTCTTTGAGGGAATTCCTTCAGTATTTCCAGGGATCAAGGAAGAATTTCATGAAGGCATCAGGGCTAGAATTGCTGCATTGCGTCCGAAAGGTCCAATTTCAGTCAAATTTCTATCTGGGAATCAGACAGTCCTGGTCATTGGGGAATCGGTCTTTGTTCACGGAGGACTCCTCCAAAAACATGTATTTTATGGATTAGAACGTATTAATGAAGAGGTCAGTAATTGGATTAATGGATTAACAAGAAGATTGTCTCCTGATTTTGTTCGAGGAAGGGACTCAGTTGTTTGGTTGAGGGCATTCTCGGAGGAATTGGCTAAGAAGTGTGATTGTTCAACTCTTGAACACGTCCTTGCTACAATCCCCGGTGCGAAGCGGATGATCATGGGTCACACAATTCAGGAGGCAGGGATTAACGGTGTTTGTGAGAACCGGGCAATTCGGATTGATGTTGGTATGTCAAAGGGGTGTATAAATGGGTTGCCTGAGGTTTTAGAGATTTATAATTCAGAAATACGAGTACTGACCTCAAACCGACTCTATCAGAGATATGAATCTTTGGAAGCTGATAAAAAGGAACGGCTTGGGTTGTTTCTCCCAGAACAGGGACCTAAGCAAGTTGAAGTAAAGTCTTGA